From the Gallaecimonas mangrovi genome, one window contains:
- a CDS encoding SDR family oxidoreductase, with protein sequence MNQQIENKVVVITGASSGLGAETARHLVKAGAKVVLAARRMERLEALADELAMSHQALVQTDVTDNQQVEALIQQAVSLYGRVDVLLNNAGLMPHSLLEKRKLKEWEQMIDVNIKGVLYGIGAVLPVMQAQKSGHIINVSSVAGHKVRPGSTIYSATKHAVRVISEGLRQEVKPYNIRTTIISPGAVQSELPDSITDPETAKATKAFYDNYAIGADAFARAVLYAIGQPSEVDINEILFRPTAQEY encoded by the coding sequence ATGAACCAGCAGATAGAAAACAAGGTGGTGGTTATCACCGGTGCCAGCAGTGGTTTAGGCGCCGAAACCGCCCGCCATTTGGTCAAGGCGGGGGCCAAGGTGGTGTTGGCTGCGCGGCGGATGGAGCGCTTAGAGGCCCTGGCCGACGAGTTGGCCATGTCCCACCAAGCCCTGGTGCAGACCGATGTCACCGACAACCAGCAAGTAGAAGCCCTTATTCAACAGGCGGTTAGCCTTTATGGCCGGGTAGATGTGCTGCTCAATAACGCCGGGCTGATGCCCCATTCGTTGCTTGAAAAACGAAAGCTAAAGGAATGGGAGCAGATGATAGATGTGAATATTAAAGGGGTGCTGTACGGTATTGGCGCCGTACTGCCGGTAATGCAGGCGCAAAAAAGCGGCCACATTATTAACGTGTCGTCAGTAGCAGGCCACAAAGTTCGCCCCGGCAGTACCATTTATTCCGCCACCAAACACGCGGTGCGGGTGATAAGTGAAGGGCTGCGCCAGGAAGTGAAACCCTACAATATTCGTACCACCATCATTTCCCCTGGCGCGGTGCAGTCGGAGCTGCCTGACAGCATTACCGACCCTGAAACCGCTAAGGCCACCAAAGCCTTTTATGACAACTACGCCATTGGTGCCGACGCCTTTGCCCGCGCCGTGCTTTATGCCATTGGCCAGCCAAGTGAGGTGGATATCAACGAGATTTTATTCCGCCCCACCGCCCAGGAATATTAA
- a CDS encoding (R)-mandelonitrile lyase, translating into MEITRSGNAASVTGPGDYFVGTVRIDAPFQGTDGAKTGGATVTFEPGARTHWHTHPLGQTLLVTAGKGWVQKAGEPIHSISPGDIVWIKPGERHWHGATDTTAMTHIAIAESENGSPVTWLEPVTDSDYLANT; encoded by the coding sequence ATGGAGATCACTCGTAGCGGCAACGCAGCTTCTGTTACCGGCCCCGGCGACTATTTCGTTGGCACCGTGCGTATTGATGCCCCCTTTCAGGGCACCGATGGCGCCAAAACCGGTGGCGCTACCGTCACCTTTGAACCCGGTGCCCGCACCCACTGGCATACCCATCCGTTAGGCCAAACCCTGCTGGTAACCGCCGGCAAGGGCTGGGTGCAAAAAGCGGGCGAGCCCATTCACAGCATTAGCCCCGGCGACATTGTCTGGATAAAACCCGGCGAACGGCACTGGCACGGCGCAACCGACACCACCGCCATGACCCACATCGCCATTGCCGAGTCTGAAAACGGCTCGCCGGTTACCTGGCTTGAACCGGTAACCGACAGCGACTACCTGGCTAACACCTGA
- a CDS encoding LysR family transcriptional regulator — MPRDNLNDLVAFVTVAREGSFTRAAAKLGVSPSALSHAMRGLEQRLGLRLLARSTRSVSPTEAGETLLLSVAPRLEEIEAQLSALGDLRGKPAGTIRINASRHAVAHCLWPKLRPFLKDYPDINIEISADNRFTDIVAERFDMGIRLSESLPKDMIAVPICGPMRMVAVASPGYFESHYKPLHPNDLNQQQCINLRLPTYGGFYAWEFEKDGQALSVRVQGQLAFNDSQHSVQACLDGFGIAFVPKDMVDSYLETGQLLQVLADWCPEFAGYSLYYPNRRQHSSAFSLVINALKSHI; from the coding sequence ATGCCGCGCGACAACCTCAATGACCTGGTGGCGTTTGTCACCGTTGCCCGCGAGGGCAGTTTTACCCGGGCAGCGGCCAAGCTCGGGGTGTCGCCATCGGCGCTGAGTCATGCCATGCGCGGCTTGGAACAGCGGCTGGGGTTGCGGCTACTAGCGCGCAGTACCCGCAGTGTGTCGCCCACCGAAGCGGGGGAAACCTTGCTGCTGTCGGTGGCGCCAAGGCTGGAGGAAATTGAAGCGCAGCTCAGTGCCTTGGGGGATTTACGGGGTAAGCCGGCCGGCACCATCCGCATTAATGCTTCGCGCCATGCGGTGGCCCACTGCCTGTGGCCCAAGCTCAGGCCTTTTTTAAAAGATTACCCCGATATCAATATCGAGATCTCCGCCGATAACCGCTTTACCGATATTGTTGCCGAACGTTTTGACATGGGGATTCGCTTGTCTGAAAGCCTGCCCAAAGACATGATAGCGGTGCCCATTTGTGGCCCCATGCGCATGGTAGCGGTGGCCAGCCCCGGCTACTTTGAAAGCCACTATAAGCCTTTGCACCCCAACGACCTTAACCAGCAGCAGTGCATTAACTTGCGCTTGCCAACCTATGGCGGTTTTTATGCCTGGGAATTTGAAAAAGACGGCCAGGCGTTGTCGGTGCGGGTGCAGGGGCAACTGGCCTTTAACGACAGCCAGCACAGTGTGCAGGCGTGCCTCGACGGTTTTGGCATCGCTTTTGTGCCCAAAGACATGGTGGATAGTTATTTAGAAACTGGGCAACTGCTGCAAGTCTTGGCTGACTGGTGCCCCGAATTTGCTGGTTATTCGCTGTATTACCCCAATCGGCGCCAACATTCCTCGGCCTTTAGTTTGGTTATAAATGCACTGAAATCCCATATTTAG
- a CDS encoding efflux RND transporter permease subunit yields MLGLVRVALNRPYTFVVLALLLVILGPLVAKRTPKDIFPNIDIPIIAVAWQYKGLPPKEMAGRITTNFERVLTTTVNNIDHIEANSYTGFGIVKIFFQPNVDINLANAQVTAVAQTVVKRMPSGTQPPLIINYSASTVPVIQLALSGKGLTEQQLADLALNRLRTSLVTIPGAAIPYPYGGKQRQVQLDLNPDALKARGLTGQDVANALAAQNQVISAGTEKIGNLEYAISLNNSPVDIADIANFPIKNVNGAMVYIRDVATVRDGSAVQTNIVHVDGGRSVLMNIYKNGSSSTLDVISGIKNKLKQVLPQLPDSLKVKPIGDQSMFVEGAIDGVITEGVIAALLTSLMILLFLGSWRSTLIVTVSIPLSILGAIISLSLLGETLNIMTLGGLALAVGILVDLATVTIENVNVHLEQGKKVEQAILDGTKQIVMPAFVSLLCICIVFVPMYFLHGLPRYLFVPMAEAVILAMVFSFLLSFTLVPTMAKYLLKPHKGDGPGHTNLHFFQHFQAGFENKFNRFRRSYRRTLVSALAGKKSFLLCFLGFVVLSFALVPFIGRDFFPAVDSGQIVLHARAPIGTRVEDTAARFAQIEKVVKEVIPQQDLAALVDNIGTYVSSINTIYSNNGMIGSQDGDLQISLNEGHAPTAEYIKKLREILPERFPDMTFSFLPADIVSQILNFGTPSPVEVRIRGHNTAANFAYASSLLPKLKRIPGIADVRIQQNPNAPAIAVNVDRTRAMYAGVTQKDVVNSLVVNLVGSSQVAPTYWLNPKNGVIYPIVMQTPQYQMDSLKALKDVPVNAAGNNNTVVLGGVANFKRSRTDGVVSEYNIQPEVQIFATVQGRDLGAVATDLQKILAASHKPKGSSVTIAGQVQTMNTAFSGLLFGLLGAIVMVYLLLVINFQSWRDPFVIITALPAALAGIVWMLFTTQTPFSVPALTGAIMCMGVATANSVLVVSFAREKLAELGDATQAAIEAGYARLRPVLMTALAMIIGMLPMALGLGDGGEQNAPLGRAVIGGLIFATVATLFFVPVLFSLFHRHSDRRSSDV; encoded by the coding sequence ATGTTGGGACTTGTTCGCGTTGCACTGAACCGCCCCTATACCTTTGTTGTACTGGCCTTATTGCTGGTTATTTTAGGGCCACTGGTCGCTAAACGTACGCCTAAGGATATTTTCCCCAATATTGATATCCCCATTATTGCCGTGGCGTGGCAATACAAAGGGCTGCCCCCAAAAGAAATGGCCGGGCGTATCACCACCAATTTTGAGCGCGTGCTCACCACCACCGTTAATAATATCGACCACATCGAAGCCAACTCTTACACCGGCTTTGGCATCGTTAAAATTTTCTTCCAGCCCAATGTCGATATCAACCTGGCCAATGCGCAGGTAACGGCGGTGGCACAAACCGTGGTTAAACGCATGCCCTCTGGCACGCAACCGCCGTTAATCATCAATTACAGCGCTTCAACGGTGCCGGTTATTCAACTGGCGCTGTCTGGCAAAGGCTTAACCGAACAACAACTGGCCGACCTGGCCCTGAACCGGTTACGTACCTCGCTGGTAACCATACCGGGCGCCGCCATTCCCTATCCTTATGGGGGCAAGCAGCGCCAGGTGCAGCTTGACTTAAACCCTGACGCCCTCAAAGCGCGCGGCCTTACCGGCCAGGATGTGGCCAATGCCTTAGCCGCACAAAACCAGGTTATTTCGGCCGGTACCGAAAAAATTGGCAACCTGGAATATGCCATTAGCCTGAACAACTCCCCGGTGGATATTGCAGACATTGCTAACTTCCCCATTAAAAACGTCAACGGCGCCATGGTGTACATCCGGGATGTTGCCACCGTGCGTGACGGTAGTGCCGTGCAAACCAACATCGTGCACGTTGACGGCGGCCGCTCGGTGCTGATGAACATCTACAAGAACGGCAGCAGCTCAACGCTGGATGTGATTAGCGGCATTAAAAACAAACTCAAGCAGGTGTTGCCGCAGCTACCCGATAGCCTGAAGGTCAAACCCATTGGCGACCAGTCGATGTTTGTTGAAGGGGCTATCGACGGCGTGATAACCGAAGGGGTTATTGCCGCGCTGCTAACCAGTTTGATGATCTTGCTGTTTTTGGGCAGCTGGCGTTCCACGCTTATCGTCACCGTATCAATACCGCTGTCCATTCTTGGCGCCATTATCAGTTTGTCGCTGCTGGGGGAAACGCTGAACATCATGACCCTGGGCGGCCTGGCGCTGGCGGTGGGTATTTTGGTGGACTTGGCAACGGTGACCATCGAAAACGTCAATGTGCACCTGGAACAGGGCAAAAAAGTCGAGCAAGCCATTTTGGACGGCACCAAGCAGATAGTGATGCCGGCCTTTGTGTCGTTATTGTGTATCTGTATCGTTTTTGTGCCGATGTATTTTCTCCACGGCTTGCCCCGCTATCTGTTTGTACCGATGGCAGAAGCGGTGATCCTGGCGATGGTGTTTTCGTTCCTGCTGTCGTTTACGCTGGTGCCAACCATGGCCAAGTATTTGCTCAAACCCCACAAAGGGGACGGCCCAGGGCACACCAACCTGCACTTTTTTCAGCACTTTCAAGCGGGTTTTGAAAACAAATTTAATCGGTTTCGCCGCAGTTATCGCCGCACCTTGGTCTCGGCTCTGGCAGGGAAGAAAAGCTTTCTGCTGTGCTTTTTGGGCTTTGTGGTGCTGTCGTTTGCACTGGTGCCCTTTATTGGCCGCGACTTTTTCCCGGCGGTAGATTCCGGGCAAATTGTCTTGCATGCCCGCGCCCCCATTGGCACCCGGGTAGAAGACACCGCTGCCCGTTTTGCCCAGATAGAAAAAGTGGTTAAAGAGGTGATACCGCAGCAGGACTTGGCGGCACTGGTGGATAACATCGGCACCTATGTGTCGAGTATCAATACCATTTATTCAAACAACGGCATGATTGGCTCCCAAGACGGCGACCTGCAGATTTCCTTGAATGAGGGCCACGCCCCCACTGCCGAATACATCAAAAAACTGCGGGAAATTTTGCCAGAGCGCTTCCCGGATATGACCTTTTCCTTCCTGCCGGCCGATATTGTTAGCCAAATTTTGAACTTTGGTACGCCATCGCCGGTGGAAGTGCGGATCCGCGGCCATAACACCGCCGCTAACTTTGCCTATGCCAGTAGTTTGCTACCTAAGCTCAAGCGCATTCCCGGCATTGCCGATGTACGCATTCAGCAAAACCCCAATGCGCCGGCCATTGCGGTGAATGTTGACCGTACCCGCGCCATGTATGCCGGTGTCACCCAAAAAGATGTGGTTAACAGCCTGGTGGTGAACCTGGTGGGCTCTAGCCAAGTCGCGCCAACCTATTGGCTGAACCCAAAAAATGGCGTTATTTACCCCATTGTTATGCAAACGCCGCAATACCAAATGGACTCCCTCAAAGCCCTGAAAGATGTGCCGGTGAATGCTGCGGGTAATAACAACACCGTGGTGCTGGGCGGCGTGGCCAACTTTAAACGCAGCCGCACCGACGGGGTGGTTTCCGAATACAACATTCAGCCCGAGGTACAAATTTTTGCCACGGTACAGGGCCGCGATTTGGGCGCGGTGGCTACCGACTTACAAAAAATACTCGCTGCCAGCCACAAACCCAAAGGCTCGTCGGTGACCATTGCCGGCCAGGTGCAAACCATGAATACCGCCTTCTCGGGCCTGTTGTTTGGGCTGCTTGGCGCCATTGTGATGGTGTACCTGTTGTTGGTGATCAACTTCCAGTCTTGGCGCGATCCTTTTGTCATTATCACGGCGCTGCCGGCGGCGCTGGCGGGGATTGTCTGGATGCTGTTTACCACCCAAACCCCCTTCAGTGTGCCCGCACTGACCGGGGCCATTATGTGTATGGGGGTAGCCACGGCCAACAGTGTGTTGGTGGTGAGTTTTGCCAGAGAAAAACTCGCAGAGCTGGGTGATGCCACCCAAGCCGCTATTGAAGCCGGTTATGCCCGTTTGCGGCCGGTATTGATGACGGCGCTGGCGATGATCATTGGCATGTTACCCATGGCGTTGGGGCTAGGCGATGGTGGTGAACAAAACGCCCCGCTGGGCCGCGCTGTTATTGGCGGCCTGATATTTGCCACCGTGGCCACGCTGTTCTTTGTTCCTGTGTTGTTTAGCCTGTTCCACCGTCACTCAGATAGGAGAAGCTCTGATGTCTGA
- a CDS encoding efflux RND transporter periplasmic adaptor subunit yields MSEAKSHTLRYIGIGVVVVAAVIATSGIMVRANEEKQLKTWTDKQAVPVVAVVNPKGQGGQQQLELPGRLEAYRQAPIYSRVNGYLKSWQFDIGSQVKAGQQLAKIDTPDIDQQLMQARAQLAVAKANAALAKSTAERWQTLAKTKAVSAQEAQQNTSAYEASLAQVRADQANVKYLEVQKGYAEITAPFNGVVTARNTDVGDLISSGSSGGNALFQVADVSKLRVYIQVPQQDVPNVKLGTKAILTVPEHPNQHFQASVEASSQAVTQASGTALMQLVVDNRKGELLPGSYASVDLDLPSPKGVVSIPASAVIFDAKGLSVAVVNASDKVELRSIHIVRDLGRTVEISSGLSTDDKVITNPPDGVTNNTQVRVVSGSV; encoded by the coding sequence ATGTCTGAAGCCAAATCTCATACCCTTCGTTATATCGGTATCGGCGTGGTGGTTGTCGCCGCCGTTATTGCCACTTCAGGCATCATGGTGCGCGCCAATGAAGAAAAACAGCTAAAAACCTGGACCGACAAACAAGCGGTGCCGGTGGTGGCGGTGGTTAACCCCAAGGGGCAAGGTGGCCAGCAACAGCTGGAACTGCCGGGCCGGCTTGAGGCTTACCGCCAGGCGCCCATTTATTCCCGGGTAAACGGTTACCTGAAAAGCTGGCAGTTTGATATTGGCAGCCAGGTGAAAGCCGGGCAGCAACTGGCGAAAATAGACACCCCCGATATTGACCAGCAGCTGATGCAGGCTCGGGCCCAGTTAGCGGTGGCGAAAGCCAATGCCGCGTTAGCCAAGTCAACGGCAGAGCGCTGGCAAACCCTTGCCAAAACCAAGGCGGTATCGGCCCAGGAAGCGCAGCAAAACACCAGTGCCTACGAAGCCAGCCTGGCGCAAGTACGCGCCGACCAGGCCAATGTGAAATACCTGGAAGTGCAAAAGGGTTACGCCGAAATAACCGCGCCCTTTAACGGCGTGGTAACGGCTCGTAATACCGACGTTGGCGACCTTATCAGCTCTGGCAGCAGCGGTGGCAACGCCCTGTTTCAGGTGGCCGATGTCAGCAAGTTGCGGGTTTATATTCAGGTGCCACAGCAAGACGTGCCCAACGTGAAACTGGGCACCAAAGCCATATTAACGGTGCCTGAGCACCCCAATCAGCACTTTCAGGCCTCGGTTGAAGCCTCATCCCAGGCGGTTACCCAGGCCAGTGGTACGGCGCTGATGCAATTGGTGGTGGATAACCGCAAGGGGGAACTCTTGCCGGGCAGTTACGCCAGTGTTGACCTTGACTTGCCCAGCCCCAAAGGGGTGGTGTCGATACCCGCCAGCGCGGTGATTTTTGATGCCAAAGGCCTGTCGGTGGCGGTGGTTAATGCCAGCGACAAGGTAGAGCTAAGAAGCATTCATATTGTCAGAGACTTGGGGCGCACCGTTGAAATATCGTCGGGGCTAAGCACTGACGATAAGGTCATCACCAATCCCCCCGATGGGGTCACCAACAACACCCAGGTGAGGGTGGTCAGTGGCTCGGTATAA
- the tmpT gene encoding thiopurine S-methyltransferase, with protein sequence MEPDFWHQKWAKREIGFHQPQGNPLLTAHFQRTGLEAPARVFVPLCGKTRDIAWLRSKGLQVVAAELSETAVKELFAELELCPGVDSHGPLKRYHADNLVVWVGDIFSLQPEMLASVDLVYDRAALVALPPALRQRYSQHLLALTQSAPQLVINFEYDQSLRAGPPFSVTKADLRAYYAASHHIEDLAHQSLKLGKEQVDAHECLWLLKPHP encoded by the coding sequence ATGGAACCGGATTTTTGGCATCAAAAATGGGCCAAGCGGGAAATAGGCTTTCACCAGCCCCAGGGAAACCCGCTACTAACGGCACATTTTCAGCGCACCGGCCTTGAAGCCCCGGCCCGGGTATTTGTGCCGCTGTGCGGTAAAACCCGCGATATCGCCTGGCTGCGCAGCAAAGGCTTGCAGGTGGTTGCCGCCGAACTGAGCGAAACCGCGGTAAAAGAACTCTTTGCCGAGCTAGAGCTCTGCCCAGGCGTTGACAGCCACGGCCCGCTAAAGCGCTACCACGCCGACAACCTGGTGGTGTGGGTGGGGGACATTTTTAGCCTTCAGCCCGAGATGCTGGCCAGCGTTGACCTGGTTTACGACCGCGCCGCGCTGGTGGCGCTGCCGCCGGCGCTTCGCCAGCGTTACAGCCAGCATTTGTTGGCATTAACCCAGTCTGCCCCGCAACTGGTGATTAATTTTGAGTACGATCAGTCGCTGCGCGCCGGCCCGCCGTTTTCGGTAACCAAGGCCGATCTGCGCGCTTATTATGCCGCCAGCCACCACATTGAAGATTTGGCCCACCAGTCGTTAAAGCTGGGCAAAGAACAGGTGGATGCCCATGAATGCCTGTGGTTGCTTAAACCGCACCCCTAA